The Streptomyces sp. SS1-1 genome has a segment encoding these proteins:
- a CDS encoding ATP-binding protein yields the protein MIDLVDGAVIPTGFDVPVEPLRRAAHFSGEQGCIAEARSFAALFLGRLRTKWCATIGQPVEDKVLLVVSELITNADRHSNGPYILDLEGTDDSVSICVYDSSSALPRRFPKDPTRIGRHGLEIVHALAAEVVVERVPVGKRVRAVLRLGAE from the coding sequence ATGATCGACCTTGTGGACGGGGCAGTGATTCCGACTGGTTTCGACGTGCCCGTGGAGCCGCTGCGGCGCGCGGCCCACTTCAGCGGGGAACAGGGCTGCATCGCCGAGGCGCGGTCCTTCGCCGCGCTGTTCCTCGGCCGGCTCAGGACCAAGTGGTGCGCCACCATCGGGCAGCCCGTGGAGGACAAGGTGCTCCTCGTGGTCAGCGAGCTGATCACCAACGCCGACCGGCACAGCAACGGCCCGTACATCCTCGACCTCGAGGGCACCGACGACTCCGTCTCGATCTGCGTGTACGACAGCAGTTCCGCGCTGCCCCGCCGCTTTCCCAAGGACCCCACGCGCATCGGCCGGCACGGACTGGAGATCGTCCACGCGCTGGCCGCCGAGGTCGTCGTGGAACGCGTCCCGGTCGGCAAACGCGTCCGCGCGGTGCTGCGCCTCGGCGCCGAATGA
- a CDS encoding ClpP family protease: MGNYTIPYVTERTPHGERSSDVFSRLLSERIIFLGTEIDDGVANVVIAQLLHLESSAPESEISLYINSPGGSYTSLMAIYDTMTYVQAPISTFCVGQAASTAAVLLAGGDPGRRFVLEHARVLLGQPATGGSRGVVSDLALQAKEMVRIRSQVEEVLARHTHHDITTLRADMDRDKVFTAPEAVAYGLADEVVSRRLVRV; encoded by the coding sequence CGTGTTCAGCCGGCTGCTGTCGGAGCGGATCATCTTCCTCGGCACCGAGATCGACGACGGCGTCGCCAACGTCGTCATCGCGCAGCTCCTGCACCTGGAGTCGTCGGCGCCGGAGAGCGAGATCTCGCTCTACATCAACTCCCCGGGCGGCTCGTACACCTCGCTCATGGCGATCTACGACACCATGACGTACGTCCAGGCCCCGATCTCCACGTTCTGCGTGGGGCAGGCGGCGTCGACGGCCGCGGTGCTGCTGGCCGGAGGGGACCCCGGCCGGCGGTTCGTGCTGGAGCACGCCCGGGTCCTGCTGGGCCAGCCCGCGACCGGCGGGAGCCGGGGCGTGGTGTCGGACCTGGCGCTCCAGGCCAAGGAGATGGTCCGCATCCGCTCGCAGGTCGAGGAGGTGCTGGCGCGGCACACCCACCACGACATCACGACGCTGCGCGCGGACATGGACCGCGACAAGGTGTTCACGGCGCCGGAGGCCGTCGCGTACGGGCTGGCCGACGAGGTGGTGAGCCGGCGCCTCGTGCGGGTCTGA
- a CDS encoding FHA domain-containing protein, whose product MAERSIAPTAPVLVLETEAGSTVMTPGRDYHVGRDPLSDIVIDDARVSWHHAVLRPEADHWTLADENSTNGTYTDGQRVDHWDVGPGTVIRFGNPADGPRAVLLDRPTPAARPERPSAVSMPSRTGTFRQPTNVRPLPARTIRVGRAGDNDLVVDDLIVSRHHAELRALPDGTYEITDLGSHNGTYLNGSPVTSAPIAEGDIVGIGHSAFCLVGDQLQEYVDTGEVSLEVQDLAVAVDHGRKTLLDHVSFPVGEKCLLAVVGPSGAGKSTLLNALTGQRPADHGTVLYDGRDLYHDYAELRQRIGLVPQDDILHGQLTVRSALSYAAELRFPQDTAKAERRARVDEVIHELGLEQRAKQPVHSLSGGQRKRVSVALELLTKPSLLFLDEPTSGLDPGMDRSVMHMLRGLADDGRTVIVVTHSVLSLDVCDRLLVLAPGGRIAYYGPPEEALAYFGFDHWPEAFEAFERDQDRDWAGDYRTSPQHRRYIADATGQPRQDRTDPVVITQPPRPRSRGAQLRTLIRRYAAALSADRTFLIIMIALPFVMGVMARALAGSKLTQETAMNALLILCVGGVLTGAANAVRELVKERVIYQRERAVGLSRSAYLMSKVVVLGTITVLQAVVLTLVALLGVDLNAPRGEGVLLPPLVEIIIAVALLAFTAMMLGLVVSALVRKEEVTMPLLVLLAIVQVVFCGALLKLHGVPGLEQLSWLVPSRWALGAMAGTVGLSRIVPGDLTGDPLFKHSAGIWLFNIGMLVVLSLIFGFLVSRLLRRREPVVMRK is encoded by the coding sequence ATGGCGGAGCGTTCGATCGCACCGACTGCGCCCGTACTGGTCCTGGAGACCGAGGCGGGCTCCACGGTGATGACCCCGGGCCGCGACTACCACGTGGGACGCGACCCGCTCAGCGACATCGTCATCGACGACGCCCGTGTCTCCTGGCACCACGCCGTGCTGCGTCCCGAGGCCGACCACTGGACCCTCGCCGACGAGAACAGCACCAACGGCACCTACACCGACGGGCAGCGCGTCGACCACTGGGACGTCGGCCCCGGCACCGTCATCCGCTTCGGCAACCCCGCCGACGGACCCCGTGCCGTCCTGCTCGACCGCCCCACCCCGGCCGCCAGGCCCGAGCGCCCCTCGGCCGTGTCCATGCCGAGCCGTACCGGCACCTTCCGGCAGCCCACCAACGTCCGGCCGCTGCCCGCCCGCACCATCCGCGTCGGCCGCGCCGGCGACAACGACCTCGTCGTCGACGACCTGATCGTCTCCCGGCACCACGCCGAGCTGCGCGCCCTGCCCGACGGGACCTACGAGATCACCGACCTGGGCAGCCACAACGGCACCTACCTGAACGGCAGTCCGGTCACCAGCGCCCCGATCGCCGAGGGCGACATCGTCGGCATCGGCCACTCCGCGTTCTGCCTGGTCGGCGACCAGCTGCAGGAGTACGTCGACACCGGCGAGGTGTCCCTGGAGGTGCAGGACCTCGCCGTCGCCGTCGACCACGGCCGCAAGACCTTGCTCGACCACGTCTCCTTCCCGGTGGGGGAGAAGTGCCTGCTCGCCGTCGTCGGCCCGAGCGGCGCCGGGAAGTCCACCCTCCTCAACGCCCTCACCGGGCAGCGCCCCGCCGACCACGGCACGGTCCTCTACGACGGCCGCGACCTCTACCACGACTACGCCGAGCTGCGTCAGCGCATCGGACTGGTCCCGCAGGACGACATCCTGCACGGACAGCTCACCGTCCGCAGCGCCCTGTCGTACGCCGCCGAACTGCGCTTCCCGCAGGACACCGCGAAGGCCGAACGCCGGGCCCGCGTCGACGAGGTCATCCACGAACTGGGCCTGGAACAGCGCGCCAAGCAGCCCGTGCACAGCCTGTCCGGCGGCCAGCGCAAGCGCGTCAGCGTCGCCCTGGAACTGCTGACCAAGCCCTCGCTGCTCTTCCTCGACGAGCCGACCTCCGGACTCGACCCCGGCATGGACCGCTCCGTGATGCACATGCTGCGCGGCCTCGCCGACGACGGCCGCACCGTCATCGTCGTCACCCACAGCGTCCTCAGCCTCGACGTCTGCGACCGGCTCCTCGTCCTCGCCCCCGGCGGACGCATCGCCTACTACGGACCACCCGAGGAGGCGCTGGCCTACTTCGGGTTCGACCACTGGCCGGAGGCCTTCGAGGCGTTCGAACGCGACCAGGACCGGGACTGGGCCGGCGACTACCGGACCTCACCGCAGCACCGGCGCTACATCGCCGACGCCACCGGGCAGCCCCGGCAGGACCGCACCGACCCCGTCGTCATCACTCAGCCCCCGAGACCCCGCAGCCGCGGCGCCCAGCTGCGCACCCTCATCCGCCGCTACGCCGCCGCGCTCAGCGCCGACCGCACCTTCCTCATCATCATGATCGCCCTGCCGTTCGTGATGGGGGTGATGGCCCGCGCCCTGGCCGGCAGCAAGCTGACCCAGGAGACGGCGATGAACGCCCTGCTCATCCTGTGCGTCGGCGGCGTCCTGACCGGCGCGGCGAACGCCGTGCGCGAACTCGTCAAGGAACGCGTCATCTACCAGCGGGAACGGGCCGTCGGCCTGTCCAGATCGGCGTACCTGATGTCCAAGGTGGTGGTGCTCGGGACGATCACCGTGCTCCAGGCCGTCGTCCTCACCCTGGTCGCCCTGCTCGGCGTCGACCTCAACGCGCCGCGCGGCGAAGGCGTGCTGCTGCCGCCCCTCGTGGAGATCATCATCGCCGTCGCCCTGCTCGCGTTCACCGCGATGATGCTCGGCCTCGTCGTCTCCGCCCTGGTGCGCAAGGAGGAGGTGACGATGCCGCTGCTGGTGCTGCTCGCGATCGTGCAGGTCGTCTTCTGCGGGGCCCTGCTGAAGCTGCACGGCGTCCCCGGCCTGGAGCAGCTGTCCTGGCTGGTGCCCTCGCGCTGGGCGCTCGGCGCCATGGCCGGCACCGTCGGACTGTCCAGGATCGTGCCCGGCGACCTCACCGGTGACCCGCTGTTCAAGCACTCGGCGGGGATCTGGCTGTTCAACATCGGCATGCTCGTGGTGCTCTCGCTGATCTTCGGCTTCCTCGTCTCCCGGCTGCTGCGCCGGCGTGAACCCGTCGTGATGCGGAAGTAG
- a CDS encoding DUF6777 domain-containing protein — protein sequence MSVDPPSSGRPTGPPSGPLSGPSQPPSGPPSQPPSGGGGGGGGGASGGSGPQPPWWRSVPRIAALTAVVVAAVVVAVVLSRGDGGSNNTAADGEVFLTAADKKGPDPFTESTAKDSTTKRATPSGATESAPSNAVRAVDGGTDGLYGGTRDVASCDVEKQIRFFRDDPAKNKAFASVAHVEPSGVPAYLRSLTPVQLRLDTRVTNHGFQDGAATSYQAVLQAGTAVLVDDKGVPRVRCACGNPLTPPVQQKGTVRHTGDSWPGFRSSEVVVVMPAKQPVDEFVIYDDEHDEWIAREPGDDVHRDKKTHRPAKPSPSVSDSSSPSTSPGTNTPTSPGTTTPETSTPETRTSEPTSEPGTTTSEPPPDGGTTTTTGSAPTGPETASSSL from the coding sequence GTGAGCGTCGACCCTCCGTCGTCCGGCCGTCCCACAGGACCGCCCTCGGGCCCCCTGTCGGGCCCCTCCCAGCCACCCTCGGGACCGCCCTCCCAGCCCCCGTCCGGCGGTGGCGGTGGTGGCGGCGGTGGTGCGTCCGGCGGTTCCGGACCGCAGCCCCCGTGGTGGCGGTCCGTGCCCCGTATCGCGGCCCTCACCGCCGTGGTCGTGGCCGCCGTGGTCGTCGCCGTGGTGCTGTCCCGCGGTGACGGCGGCTCGAACAACACCGCGGCCGACGGCGAGGTCTTCCTCACGGCGGCCGACAAGAAGGGCCCCGACCCCTTCACCGAGTCCACCGCGAAGGACAGCACGACCAAGCGCGCCACCCCGTCCGGGGCCACCGAGTCGGCGCCCTCGAACGCCGTGCGCGCGGTCGACGGCGGCACGGACGGCCTGTACGGCGGCACCCGTGACGTCGCCAGCTGCGACGTGGAGAAGCAGATCCGCTTCTTCCGGGACGACCCCGCCAAGAACAAGGCGTTCGCCTCCGTCGCCCACGTCGAACCGTCCGGCGTGCCCGCCTACCTGCGCTCCCTCACCCCCGTGCAGCTGCGCCTGGACACCCGCGTCACCAACCACGGCTTCCAGGACGGCGCCGCCACCAGCTACCAGGCCGTCCTCCAGGCCGGCACCGCCGTCCTCGTCGACGACAAGGGCGTGCCCCGGGTGCGCTGCGCCTGCGGCAACCCGCTGACCCCGCCGGTCCAGCAGAAGGGCACGGTCCGCCACACCGGCGACTCCTGGCCCGGGTTCCGCTCCTCCGAGGTCGTCGTGGTGATGCCGGCGAAGCAGCCCGTCGACGAGTTCGTCATCTACGACGACGAGCACGACGAGTGGATCGCCCGGGAGCCCGGCGACGACGTGCACAGGGACAAGAAGACCCACCGCCCGGCGAAGCCCTCGCCGTCCGTGAGCGACTCCTCGTCCCCCTCCACCTCGCCCGGCACGAACACCCCGACGAGTCCGGGCACCACCACCCCGGAGACGTCCACGCCCGAGACCAGGACGTCCGAGCCGACCTCCGAGCCCGGCACCACGACGTCCGAGCCGCCCCCGGACGGCGGTACGACGACCACCACGGGCTCGGCCCCCACAGGACCGGAGACGGCCTCGTCCTCGCTGTGA